Proteins found in one bacterium genomic segment:
- a CDS encoding DUF4981 domain-containing protein, with translation MKNDWENPELIHRSRLPARANIFPYPDRTSAAAGDREKSPWFVLLNDKWKFNYSHNPQSAPADFFAEGFDAASWDEISVPGNWQMQGYGHPHYTNVMYPFPVDPPHVPTDNPTGSCLRNFDIPHEWSDMEIFLWFEGVDSAFYVWVNGVEVGFSKGSRIPAEFDITEHVRTGKNTIAVRVVQWSDGSYCEDQDMWWLSGIFRDVYLTAVPKTHIWDISVRTTFDNDYRDAILSLTCDVKNYSNESAGGFSLDATLLDDTNREVAACSERLSVGKNGNTRIHSDMSVTKPSKWSAETPYLYTLLVTLKDSSGNVVEVTPVNVGFRQVEIKSGIFCINGAPIKIKGVNRHEFHTDRGRAVPIEAMIEDILLMRRHNINAVRTSHYPDDPRWYDLCDYYGIYLIDECDLETHGFVYMPEWRGNVADNPEWKSACVDRMVRMIERDKNHPSVIMWSLGNESNLGCNHKAMASKARELDPARPIHYEGDYKLELADVYSRMYAHLDDVIKIGKGEYEIEGAHHDYKAMPFIQCEYAHAMGNGPGGLKEYWDAFYAYPRLMGGFIWEWCDHGIRRHTDDGIEYFAYGGDFGDQPNDGNFVCDGLVFPDRRPSPGLIEYKKVIEPVRVDPVDPESGRFRITNLYDFSSLDHLALTWSVECDGRPVQNGKAEIPHVEPHESADIALNYDTPKSGECCLTMSFALAYDEIWAECGHEVAWAQFRLPVSAKRGFKSRTISSTATLGLHESDTLIKVTGSDFEITFDRIHAIISDWRHNGKKLLNSGPRLNFWRAPIDNDKIWVDSWHNAGLHLLQHRVKSVEISQPEPGIVRIHAGVRIAPPVYDRAFECEYTYTINGDGEIIIDIHGKPIGDWPDTLPKIGLQMTIPSDMDQVTWFGRGPGECYVDTKQAGRFGLHSMSVDDLYTPYVFPQENGSRTDVSWVTLTNTRSEGLTAIGDPTLDFSAHYFTTADIDNARHTYELVPRDEITLNLDYRHNGIGSASCGPGPWEQYLLRPCEFSLSIRLIQK, from the coding sequence TTGAAAAACGACTGGGAAAACCCTGAACTCATTCATCGCAGCCGATTGCCCGCAAGAGCTAATATATTCCCCTACCCCGACAGGACCAGTGCAGCCGCCGGTGACCGCGAAAAGTCACCATGGTTCGTGCTCTTGAACGACAAATGGAAGTTCAATTATTCCCATAACCCGCAGTCCGCACCCGCTGACTTCTTTGCCGAGGGCTTCGACGCAGCCTCATGGGATGAGATCAGTGTGCCTGGTAATTGGCAGATGCAGGGCTATGGTCATCCGCATTATACGAATGTTATGTATCCGTTCCCGGTCGACCCGCCGCATGTTCCGACTGATAACCCCACCGGCTCATGCCTGCGCAATTTTGATATACCCCATGAGTGGTCAGACATGGAGATATTTCTGTGGTTCGAGGGAGTCGACTCGGCTTTTTACGTTTGGGTGAACGGAGTCGAGGTCGGGTTCAGCAAAGGAAGCAGAATTCCGGCCGAGTTCGATATCACCGAGCATGTCCGCACAGGCAAAAACACTATAGCTGTTCGGGTAGTCCAGTGGTCCGACGGCAGCTATTGCGAAGACCAGGACATGTGGTGGCTGAGCGGTATATTTCGCGATGTGTATCTCACAGCCGTTCCAAAAACGCATATTTGGGACATATCCGTGCGCACCACATTCGATAATGACTATCGCGATGCCATACTGAGTCTGACTTGCGATGTCAAAAATTATTCCAATGAGTCAGCTGGCGGTTTTAGTCTTGATGCGACTTTGCTCGACGACACGAACAGAGAGGTTGCCGCCTGCTCGGAGCGCCTTAGTGTCGGCAAGAATGGAAATACGCGCATACACTCCGATATGTCTGTCACCAAACCCAGTAAGTGGTCCGCGGAGACGCCATATCTGTATACTCTGCTCGTCACTCTCAAAGACAGCAGCGGGAATGTGGTCGAAGTGACTCCGGTGAATGTTGGATTCAGGCAGGTGGAGATCAAGAGTGGTATCTTCTGCATTAATGGTGCGCCGATCAAGATCAAAGGCGTAAACCGCCATGAGTTTCACACAGACCGTGGTCGGGCGGTGCCCATCGAGGCTATGATCGAAGACATTCTGCTGATGAGAAGGCATAATATCAACGCTGTGCGCACCTCGCACTACCCGGACGACCCGCGCTGGTATGATCTGTGCGACTATTACGGCATCTATCTGATTGACGAGTGCGACCTAGAGACGCATGGGTTCGTCTATATGCCCGAATGGCGCGGCAATGTGGCGGATAACCCGGAATGGAAAAGCGCATGCGTAGATCGAATGGTGCGAATGATCGAGCGCGACAAAAACCATCCGTCGGTAATCATGTGGTCGCTGGGAAATGAGTCGAACCTGGGCTGCAATCATAAGGCTATGGCCTCAAAAGCCCGAGAACTCGACCCTGCCCGACCAATCCATTATGAAGGCGATTACAAGCTCGAATTGGCTGATGTATACAGCCGGATGTATGCTCATCTGGATGATGTGATAAAGATAGGTAAGGGTGAGTATGAGATCGAGGGTGCGCATCACGATTATAAGGCAATGCCATTTATACAGTGCGAATATGCCCACGCGATGGGAAACGGTCCCGGCGGTCTCAAAGAGTATTGGGATGCTTTTTATGCATATCCGCGACTGATGGGCGGTTTTATCTGGGAGTGGTGCGACCATGGGATCAGGCGGCACACTGATGATGGCATCGAGTATTTTGCCTATGGCGGAGACTTTGGCGACCAGCCGAACGACGGCAACTTCGTCTGCGATGGACTTGTCTTTCCCGACAGGAGACCCTCTCCCGGCCTGATCGAATATAAGAAGGTAATCGAACCTGTGAGAGTCGATCCGGTCGACCCAGAATCGGGCCGATTCAGGATCACAAACCTCTATGACTTCAGCTCACTGGACCATCTGGCGCTGACATGGTCAGTCGAATGTGACGGTAGACCAGTTCAAAATGGTAAAGCCGAAATTCCGCACGTTGAGCCTCATGAGTCCGCAGATATCGCACTTAATTATGATACGCCAAAGTCAGGTGAGTGTTGCCTGACTATGTCATTTGCGCTGGCATATGATGAAATATGGGCTGAGTGCGGGCACGAAGTGGCATGGGCACAATTTAGACTGCCTGTCAGCGCTAAAAGGGGATTTAAATCCCGGACCATCTCCTCGACGGCAACGCTGGGTCTACATGAGAGTGATACTCTCATCAAAGTCACTGGAAGCGACTTTGAAATAACATTCGACCGAATCCATGCAATAATCAGTGACTGGCGGCATAATGGCAAAAAGCTTCTCAATTCGGGACCCAGGCTCAACTTCTGGAGAGCGCCGATAGATAACGACAAGATTTGGGTCGATTCCTGGCATAATGCTGGTTTGCACCTGCTCCAGCATCGGGTCAAGTCAGTTGAGATCAGTCAGCCGGAGCCGGGTATTGTCAGGATTCATGCCGGGGTGCGAATTGCACCGCCTGTATATGACCGCGCGTTTGAATGTGAGTATACGTATACCATCAACGGCGACGGTGAGATTATCATAGACATACACGGCAAGCCGATAGGCGACTGGCCGGATACTCTGCCGAAGATTGGTTTGCAGATGACCATTCCGAGCGATATGGACCAGGTCACTTGGTTCGGACGTGGACCGGGCGAATGCTATGTTGACACGAAACAGGCCGGACGTTTCGGGCTGCACTCGATGAGTGTAGACGATCTCTATACGCCCTATGTTTTCCCTCAGGAAAACGGCAGCCGCACGGATGTGAGCTGGGTAACTCTAACAAACACACGCAGCGAGGGACTCACAGCAATTGGTGATCCAACACTTGACTTCAGCGCACACTATTTCACTACGGCAGATATTGATAATGCACGACATACATATGAGCTTGTTCCGCGAGATGAGATTACACTTAATCTTGACTACCGACACAACGGCATCGGCTCTGCAAGCTGTGGACCCGGCCCAT
- the nusA gene encoding transcription termination factor NusA, whose translation MNADFLDALRQIEREKEIPLEVLLSAIESALETAYKKNYATTGDIRVRVSSSKGGFHVYCEKDVVENVVNEHTDITLDEARQYDPDVKIGESIEIEVTPENFGRIAAQTAKQVVVQRIREAERERVYEEFGDRVGEVLTCTVSRREQRNVFVNLGKIEALLPPAEQVSNEPYRFNDRLKVYVLEVRRTPKGPQVVVSRTHPSLIRRLFEFEVPEISEGIVEIKSVAREPGARTKVAVSSNDEKVDAMGACVGHRGARVQSIVNELYGEKIDIVRWNENIEKFIGEALSPAKSISVKCDEESKTALVIMPDSQLSLAIGKSGQNVRLAARLTGWRIDIRSESQLAKAELTGEGLEDESAVVAEPDLQEQVDEPEGVAEE comes from the coding sequence ATGAATGCAGATTTCCTGGATGCTCTCCGACAAATCGAAAGAGAGAAAGAGATACCTCTCGAGGTATTGCTTTCAGCTATAGAATCCGCGCTCGAGACCGCGTATAAGAAGAATTACGCGACCACGGGTGATATACGTGTGCGCGTCAGCTCGTCAAAGGGCGGTTTTCACGTCTACTGCGAAAAAGACGTGGTCGAGAACGTCGTAAACGAACACACCGATATCACTCTCGATGAAGCGCGTCAATATGACCCGGATGTAAAAATCGGGGAATCGATCGAGATCGAGGTCACACCGGAGAACTTCGGCAGGATAGCTGCACAGACTGCGAAGCAGGTTGTGGTCCAGAGGATCCGTGAAGCCGAGCGTGAGAGAGTATATGAGGAGTTCGGCGACAGGGTCGGCGAGGTGCTCACATGCACTGTCAGCCGCCGCGAGCAGAGGAATGTGTTCGTCAATCTGGGCAAGATCGAAGCATTGCTGCCGCCTGCCGAACAGGTCTCCAATGAGCCATACAGGTTTAATGACAGGCTGAAGGTATATGTGCTGGAGGTCAGACGCACACCCAAGGGTCCACAGGTCGTTGTGTCGCGGACACACCCCAGCCTGATAAGGCGGCTCTTTGAGTTTGAAGTGCCTGAGATATCCGAGGGGATCGTCGAGATCAAGTCGGTCGCGCGTGAGCCTGGCGCTCGAACTAAAGTCGCAGTCAGTTCCAATGACGAAAAGGTCGATGCTATGGGCGCATGTGTAGGTCACAGAGGTGCCCGAGTGCAGTCGATCGTCAACGAACTGTATGGTGAAAAGATTGATATCGTTCGTTGGAACGAGAATATTGAGAAATTTATCGGCGAGGCGCTCTCTCCGGCCAAGTCGATTTCTGTGAAGTGTGATGAGGAGAGCAAGACTGCTCTGGTCATAATGCCGGACAGCCAGCTTTCACTTGCGATAGGCAAGTCCGGCCAGAATGTTCGGCTTGCAGCCAGGCTCACCGGTTGGCGGATAGATATTCGCAGTGAGTCTCAACTGGCCAAGGCTGAGCTTACGGGCGAGGGACTGGAAGATGAGTCGGCAGTGGTTGCCGAGCCTGATTTGCAAGAGCAGGTGGATGAGCCTGAGGGAGTTGCCGAAGAATAA
- a CDS encoding YlxR family protein has protein sequence MASHERKVPIRTCVSCRESSEKKRLIRIVRTSAGDVVIDPSGKMPGRGAYLCGAVECTRSAIKANKLARALRCEIPERLKEELSNLR, from the coding sequence ATGGCAAGTCATGAGCGCAAGGTTCCGATCAGGACTTGTGTGTCTTGCCGCGAATCTTCCGAAAAGAAGCGGCTCATAAGGATTGTTCGCACCTCTGCAGGCGACGTTGTAATTGATCCAAGCGGCAAGATGCCGGGCAGGGGAGCATATTTGTGCGGGGCAGTCGAGTGCACAAGGTCGGCCATTAAGGCAAATAAACTTGCTAGAGCGCTCAGGTGTGAGATTCCTGAGCGCTTAAAGGAAGAACTAAGCAATTTACGCTAA
- the infB gene encoding translation initiation factor IF-2, which produces MSEIKVHQLAKDLGINNSDLLAVLKDLGVEAASGSAVLDASTAQTVKEMISQDKGVIAQAKTVEIPQSLSVRELADALSVNAADVQKRLVEMGILASVNQQIGADVAGKVAEKWGYSVKVVAKKEAREQKPAKLAPQPKSKHASKMLPRPPVITVMGHVDHGKTTLLDAIRRTNVTEQEFGGITQHIGAYQVDWKGKKITFLDTPGHAAFTAMRARGASVTDIAVLVVAADDAVMPQTVEAIDHAKAANVPIIVAINKIDKPEANIERTMQQLMEHELMPEEWGGDTIVVKTAAKQGQGIDELLEMILLVAEMGDLQAEVSASKVQGSVIEAQVDPHRGPVATVLIQRGTLKIGASVVAGEAYGKIKAMFDDKGERITKATPSTPVEILGLSTAPQAGDKLESAKDDKEARSIAEKRVAEARQERITATSKITLEDLYKHIQEGMVKKLGVVLKADVQGSEEAVRQSLLKIEHEEVRVEIIHSSVGNINESDILLATASNAIVIGFNVKVLPDAARMAEAEHVEIRTYNVIYELTKDVRGAMAGLLEPVFEEVKLGEAEVRATFRIPNQGLVAGCYVTDGRVVRNEGVRVRRDNEVVYEGKLDSLRHIKDEVKEMAQGYECGIRTDGFNDYQVGDIIEAFTKKQIARAI; this is translated from the coding sequence ATGAGCGAGATCAAAGTGCATCAACTCGCAAAGGACCTGGGGATCAACAATAGCGACCTGCTCGCCGTCCTGAAGGATTTGGGCGTAGAGGCCGCAAGTGGGTCTGCGGTCCTCGACGCCTCCACAGCCCAGACTGTTAAGGAGATGATATCCCAGGATAAGGGTGTCATTGCTCAGGCCAAAACGGTTGAAATACCTCAGTCGCTCTCCGTCAGAGAATTGGCGGATGCGCTTTCAGTAAATGCAGCCGATGTTCAAAAACGGCTTGTCGAGATGGGCATTCTTGCGAGTGTGAACCAGCAGATCGGCGCGGATGTGGCAGGCAAGGTGGCGGAGAAGTGGGGATACTCGGTCAAGGTCGTCGCTAAAAAGGAAGCCCGTGAGCAGAAACCGGCTAAACTGGCACCTCAGCCCAAGTCAAAGCATGCAAGCAAGATGCTGCCGAGGCCGCCTGTAATCACGGTTATGGGGCATGTTGACCATGGCAAGACCACTCTGCTCGATGCGATACGCCGCACAAACGTCACGGAGCAGGAGTTCGGCGGGATCACGCAGCATATCGGCGCATATCAGGTTGATTGGAAAGGAAAGAAGATCACTTTCCTGGATACTCCGGGTCATGCAGCGTTTACAGCAATGAGGGCCAGGGGCGCAAGCGTGACGGATATAGCCGTATTGGTTGTTGCGGCAGATGATGCTGTTATGCCTCAGACGGTTGAAGCGATCGACCATGCCAAGGCGGCCAATGTGCCGATAATCGTGGCCATAAATAAGATAGACAAGCCTGAAGCTAATATTGAGCGCACCATGCAGCAGCTTATGGAGCACGAACTGATGCCCGAGGAATGGGGCGGCGACACAATTGTCGTGAAGACAGCCGCCAAGCAGGGTCAGGGTATCGATGAACTGCTTGAGATGATACTGCTTGTCGCGGAGATGGGGGATCTTCAGGCGGAGGTATCTGCAAGCAAGGTGCAGGGCAGCGTGATCGAGGCTCAGGTCGATCCGCATAGAGGACCTGTCGCCACTGTCCTTATCCAGCGCGGCACACTCAAAATTGGAGCTTCGGTGGTTGCGGGTGAGGCATATGGCAAGATCAAAGCCATGTTCGATGACAAAGGCGAGCGCATCACAAAGGCGACCCCTTCCACTCCTGTTGAGATTCTGGGTCTATCGACTGCTCCTCAGGCCGGTGACAAGCTTGAGTCCGCCAAGGACGACAAAGAAGCCCGGTCCATTGCGGAAAAACGTGTTGCGGAAGCACGTCAGGAGCGTATTACTGCTACCAGCAAAATCACACTCGAAGACCTCTATAAACATATTCAAGAGGGCATGGTAAAGAAGCTCGGTGTTGTCCTGAAGGCCGACGTGCAGGGCTCCGAAGAAGCTGTCAGGCAGTCACTGCTCAAAATTGAGCATGAAGAAGTCCGCGTTGAGATAATCCACTCCAGCGTTGGAAACATAAATGAGTCCGACATACTGCTGGCGACGGCGTCAAATGCAATCGTAATAGGTTTCAATGTTAAGGTATTGCCCGATGCGGCAAGAATGGCTGAGGCGGAGCATGTCGAGATCAGGACATACAACGTCATCTATGAGCTTACCAAGGATGTAAGAGGCGCTATGGCTGGTTTGCTTGAGCCGGTCTTTGAAGAGGTCAAATTGGGTGAGGCCGAAGTCAGAGCCACATTCCGCATACCCAACCAGGGTCTTGTTGCAGGCTGTTATGTGACAGACGGGCGTGTGGTGCGAAACGAAGGCGTCAGAGTCCGTCGGGACAATGAAGTGGTATATGAGGGCAAACTCGACTCACTGCGCCACATCAAAGATGAAGTCAAAGAGATGGCTCAGGGTTATGAGTGCGGTATCAGGACCGATGGCTTCAATGACTATCAGGTAGGCGATATCATAGAGGCATTTACAAAGAAACAGATCGCGCGCGCCATTTAG
- a CDS encoding DUF503 domain-containing protein, producing the protein MVIGILTVDLSVPGSDTLKDKRQVIKSLLDTIRNKFNISAAEVGHLDSHRRAELAFACVSNEQQLVNSMLNKIMDLIESNPLCEVVESDLQFV; encoded by the coding sequence ATGGTTATAGGGATTCTCACTGTTGACCTGTCCGTTCCCGGCAGCGACACGCTCAAGGACAAACGCCAGGTCATCAAGAGCCTGCTGGACACGATCCGCAATAAATTTAACATATCTGCCGCCGAAGTTGGCCATCTCGATTCGCACAGGCGTGCCGAGCTCGCATTTGCATGCGTGAGCAATGAGCAGCAGTTGGTCAACAGCATGCTCAACAAGATCATGGACCTGATCGAGTCCAACCCACTGTGCGAAGTGGTCGAATCCGATTTACAGTTCGTATAA
- the rbfA gene encoding 30S ribosome-binding factor RbfA — MTTRQEKIQGLLKEEISDILRREFKDPRLGFVTVTDAEITPDLRHARVFVSVLGTDEERSANMAILKKGEHFVRQALGKRIHMKTLPEIEFKLDTSVDKGIRIFELLEEIKHDSEEHS; from the coding sequence ATGACTACACGCCAGGAAAAAATACAAGGTCTTCTCAAAGAGGAGATAAGTGATATACTCCGCCGTGAGTTCAAAGACCCCCGTTTAGGGTTTGTGACAGTTACCGACGCCGAGATCACGCCTGATTTGCGGCACGCGCGGGTGTTCGTCAGCGTATTAGGAACAGATGAGGAACGCAGCGCGAATATGGCAATATTAAAAAAGGGCGAGCACTTTGTGCGCCAGGCATTGGGCAAACGTATTCACATGAAGACTCTGCCCGAAATCGAGTTTAAGCTCGACACATCCGTTGACAAGGGCATCAGGATATTCGAGCTTTTGGAAGAAATCAAGCATGATAGCGAAGAACACTCTTAG
- a CDS encoding bifunctional oligoribonuclease/PAP phosphatase NrnA: MIAKNTLRDAWTRLTKGTSFVLACHQRPDGDTLGSALALAHILRRIGKDVVVLSEDGVPDNYQFIPESDSVLTQTDRRDFDIGVLVDSEGLKRIGTASEAISSAKQTACIDHHVPNGEFGDIRVVDRSLSSTAEVMAEFFDANDVEIDKTAATQLLTGLIADTGAFRFANTTARTFEIAAHLQSLGAQPSVIAREVYESRPLRSAKLLGRALTSLETDESGQVVWASITRKDLDDLGATDADTDSIVNHVTAVKGPKVAILFRETKPNSIRISLRSRDGVDVNRIAKVFDGGGHVAAAGCHYDGSLEDAKKAIVAEVLKWTGS, from the coding sequence ATGATAGCGAAGAACACTCTTAGAGACGCTTGGACGCGCCTTACAAAAGGCACCTCTTTCGTTCTTGCATGCCACCAGCGTCCCGACGGCGATACACTCGGCAGTGCGCTCGCTCTGGCGCATATTCTCCGGCGGATCGGTAAGGACGTAGTCGTCCTTTCCGAGGACGGTGTGCCGGACAATTACCAATTCATTCCCGAGTCAGACAGTGTGCTTACCCAGACAGACAGGCGCGACTTCGACATAGGCGTGCTCGTAGACAGTGAGGGTCTCAAGCGCATTGGGACGGCTAGCGAGGCCATCTCCAGCGCAAAGCAGACTGCCTGCATCGACCATCATGTTCCAAACGGCGAGTTCGGCGATATACGTGTGGTCGACAGAAGCCTCAGCTCGACTGCAGAAGTTATGGCTGAATTTTTCGACGCAAATGATGTCGAGATCGACAAGACGGCTGCCACACAACTCCTTACCGGCCTGATAGCTGACACAGGCGCATTCAGGTTCGCAAACACGACAGCCAGGACGTTCGAGATAGCGGCGCACCTGCAGTCACTCGGCGCACAGCCCTCTGTCATTGCGCGTGAAGTGTATGAAAGCAGACCGTTGAGATCGGCAAAACTTTTGGGCAGGGCGCTGACATCACTTGAGACCGATGAGTCCGGGCAGGTGGTCTGGGCGTCAATCACCCGCAAAGACCTAGACGACCTCGGAGCAACCGATGCCGACACTGACTCCATAGTAAACCATGTCACGGCCGTCAAGGGTCCGAAAGTAGCCATTCTTTTCCGCGAGACGAAACCGAATTCGATCAGGATAAGCCTGCGCTCGCGTGACGGTGTTGATGTGAACCGGATAGCAAAGGTATTCGACGGCGGCGGGCATGTTGCGGCGGCGGGCTGCCATTATGATGGCTCGCTCGAAGATGCAAAAAAAGCGATTGTGGCTGAGGTCTTGAAATGGACGGGGTCGTAA
- the truB gene encoding tRNA pseudouridine(55) synthase TruB, whose translation MDGVVNIRKTSGPTSHDVVYDIRRIFGQKRVGHAGTLDPMATGVLVVCLGKATRFVEYLMGTTKEYIAEMVLGQSTDSEDSTGTIISETDASSVTREALESAIKSFVGEITQIPPMVSAVKHEGQRLYKLARQGKSVERKGRQVTIHSIDLLDFTAGKLAQARIRVKCSSGTYIRTLCSDIGDTLGCGAHMSALERTRVGSFTIENAVTIDQLYTAKDEGRLDSLVTDINTALCEMPSVTLSDQGADDIRYGRPAVIGDEHETGKTVRALSFDGELLAIGEVVDLDGSRVLKPKKVLCVMDMD comes from the coding sequence ATGGACGGGGTCGTAAACATCCGCAAGACGAGCGGCCCGACTTCCCACGATGTTGTTTATGACATCCGGCGTATTTTCGGCCAGAAAAGGGTGGGGCACGCAGGAACTCTCGACCCTATGGCGACGGGTGTGCTTGTAGTCTGCCTCGGCAAGGCCACGCGATTTGTCGAATACCTCATGGGCACGACCAAAGAGTATATCGCAGAAATGGTTCTCGGTCAGTCCACGGATTCTGAAGACTCCACAGGCACCATAATATCAGAGACTGACGCATCTTCCGTGACCCGTGAAGCGTTGGAAAGTGCAATCAAGTCATTTGTCGGTGAGATCACACAAATTCCTCCGATGGTCTCTGCTGTCAAACATGAAGGCCAAAGATTATACAAACTTGCACGCCAGGGCAAAAGCGTCGAGCGTAAGGGACGCCAGGTAACCATCCATTCAATCGATCTGCTGGACTTCACTGCAGGTAAACTCGCGCAGGCTCGGATACGTGTAAAGTGCTCCAGCGGGACATACATCCGCACGCTCTGCTCCGATATTGGTGACACGCTAGGCTGCGGTGCGCATATGTCGGCGCTTGAGAGGACCAGGGTCGGCAGTTTTACTATCGAGAACGCAGTGACAATTGACCAGCTTTATACAGCTAAAGACGAAGGTCGCTTGGACAGTTTGGTCACTGATATCAACACGGCTCTTTGTGAGATGCCGTCTGTTACATTATCTGATCAAGGTGCGGATGACATCAGATATGGCCGGCCGGCTGTCATTGGCGATGAACATGAGACCGGCAAAACCGTGCGCGCTCTATCTTTCGACGGCGAGTTGTTGGCAATAGGTGAAGTGGTGGATTTGGACGGAAGCAGGGTCCTCAAGCCCAAGAAAGTGTTGTGTGTGATGGATATGGACTAA